One Alligator mississippiensis isolate rAllMis1 chromosome 1, rAllMis1, whole genome shotgun sequence genomic window carries:
- the MTLN gene encoding mitoregulin — translation MALGSEALSERPVQLALMLAFASGVLVGWQASRARRRFLDWRKRRLQAQLVATQKKLDLA, via the coding sequence ATGGCGCTCGGATCGGAGGCGCTGTCGGAGCGGCCGGTGCAGCTGGCTCTGATGCTGGCCTTCGCCTCGGGCGTGCTGGTGGGCTGGCAGGCCAGCCGCGCGCGCCGCCGCTTCCTCGACTGGCGCAAGCGGCGCCTGCAGGCCCAGCTGGTGGCCACGCAGAAGAAGCTGGACTTGGCCTGA